The following are encoded together in the Kribbella sp. CA-293567 genome:
- the ftsX gene encoding permease-like cell division protein FtsX, with translation MRLNYILSDLGIGLRRNLSMTIAVVVTIWVSLSLFGSALLAREQVDLMKGNWYDKIQISIFLCTKDSGGRGCAGTEVTTEQKNRIKQAIETNPDTAPEGVYGESKKEAFEQFKKLYKDSPIVSTVTEDQMQESFRVKLKDPQRYQNLISAVSGLPGVDTVQDLRQYLDPLFNALNKLRWGALLAAGLLLVAALMQISNTIRLAAYARRREIGIMRLVGASNFYIQLPFLLEAILAALIGAVLACGTLWLGVYFLVKKQAEETFRVWQWVGATETFRATLIMVVVGLVLAVVPTFLTTRKYLKV, from the coding sequence ATGCGCTTGAACTACATCCTCTCCGACCTGGGCATCGGCCTGCGCCGGAACCTCTCGATGACGATCGCCGTCGTCGTCACCATCTGGGTCTCGCTGTCGCTGTTCGGCAGCGCGCTGCTCGCCCGCGAGCAGGTCGACCTGATGAAGGGGAACTGGTACGACAAGATCCAGATCTCGATCTTCCTCTGCACCAAGGACTCCGGCGGCCGCGGCTGCGCGGGCACCGAGGTGACCACCGAGCAGAAGAACCGGATCAAGCAGGCGATCGAGACCAACCCCGACACCGCGCCCGAGGGTGTTTACGGGGAGTCCAAGAAGGAAGCGTTCGAGCAGTTCAAGAAGCTCTACAAGGACTCGCCGATCGTCAGCACGGTGACCGAGGACCAGATGCAGGAGTCCTTCCGGGTCAAGCTGAAGGATCCACAGCGCTACCAGAACCTGATCAGTGCCGTGTCGGGTCTGCCCGGCGTCGACACCGTGCAGGACCTCAGACAGTATCTGGATCCACTCTTCAACGCGCTGAACAAGCTGAGATGGGGTGCGCTACTGGCGGCCGGTCTGCTGCTGGTGGCGGCGCTGATGCAGATCTCCAACACGATCCGGCTGGCGGCGTACGCCCGGAGAAGGGAGATCGGGATCATGCGTCTGGTGGGCGCCTCGAACTTCTACATCCAGCTGCCGTTCCTGCTGGAGGCGATCCTGGCGGCCCTGATCGGGGCGGTCCTTGCCTGCGGCACCTTGTGGCTGGGGGTCTACTTCCTGGTCAAGAAGCAGGCCGAGGAGACGTTCCGGGTCTGGCAGTGGGTCGGCGCCACCGAAACCTTCCGGGCCACCCTGATCATGGTGGTGGTCGGACTGGTGCTGGCGGTCGTCCCGACATTCCTGACAACCCGGAAATACCTCAAAGTCTGA
- the ftsE gene encoding cell division ATP-binding protein FtsE, with translation MIRFENVSKTYEGQSKAALLNVDVEIEKGEFVFLVGTSGSGKSTFLRLVLREHRTTKGHIMVAGKDLNRLASWRIPQMRRQIGTVFQDFRLLPNKTVSENVAFALQVIGKPRSHIRKTVPEVLELVGLDGKEDRLPDELSGGEQQRVAIARAFVNRPMILIADEPTGNLDPGTSVGIMKLLDRINRTGTTVVMATHDVSIVDQMRKRVIELENGHVVRDESRGVYGYQH, from the coding sequence GTGATCCGCTTCGAGAATGTTTCCAAGACGTACGAGGGTCAGTCCAAGGCTGCCCTCCTCAACGTCGACGTCGAGATCGAAAAAGGCGAGTTCGTCTTCCTGGTCGGCACCTCCGGTTCCGGCAAGTCGACGTTCCTGCGCCTCGTCCTGCGCGAGCACCGGACCACCAAGGGACACATCATGGTGGCCGGCAAGGACCTGAACCGGCTGGCCAGCTGGCGGATCCCGCAGATGCGCCGGCAGATCGGCACCGTCTTCCAGGACTTCCGGCTGCTGCCGAACAAGACGGTCTCCGAGAACGTCGCGTTCGCCCTGCAGGTGATCGGCAAGCCGCGCTCGCACATCCGCAAGACGGTGCCCGAGGTGCTCGAGCTGGTCGGTCTGGACGGCAAGGAGGACCGGCTGCCGGACGAGCTGTCCGGTGGTGAGCAGCAGCGGGTCGCGATCGCCCGCGCGTTCGTCAACCGGCCGATGATCCTGATCGCCGACGAGCCGACCGGAAACCTGGACCCCGGTACCTCGGTCGGCATCATGAAGCTGCTGGACCGGATCAACCGGACCGGGACGACCGTGGTGATGGCCACCCACGACGTCTCGATCGTCGACCAGATGCGCAAGCGCGTGATCGAGCTGGAGAACGGCCATGTCGTCCGCGACGAGTCGCGGGGCGTCTACGGCTACCAGCACTGA
- a CDS encoding carbohydrate kinase family protein, with amino-acid sequence MDEPDCYDVFVQGTVFLDIVLTGLETAPTTGTEIFAEGMGSCPGGVANFAIAASRLGLNSGLAAVFGDDVYADFCWRTLADQEGVDLSHSRRIGHWHSPVTVSMSIDRDRAMVTHAHEAPGDPSKLVGPGLRTRSAIVPVAEELPSWTAEARESGALLFGDVGWDPTDVWSPAVLDVLDGFHAFTPNAGEAMAYTRTDSPKAALHKLADRVPLAVVTNGSGGVLAIDSLTGEEEHIPALPVRSYDPTGAGDVFLASLVLGTLRGWPLAHRLAFGNLCAGLSVQHFGGSLAAPGWGDIIDWVRDHSRSHPGDVDPAILRHYTFVGDVLPAGPVPIVRRAGATIARLSDA; translated from the coding sequence ATGGACGAGCCGGACTGCTACGACGTGTTCGTGCAGGGGACCGTGTTCCTCGACATCGTGCTGACCGGTCTCGAGACCGCCCCCACCACCGGGACCGAGATCTTCGCCGAGGGGATGGGCTCCTGCCCAGGCGGCGTCGCCAACTTCGCCATCGCCGCCAGCCGGCTCGGGCTGAACAGCGGCCTGGCCGCCGTCTTCGGCGACGACGTGTACGCCGACTTCTGCTGGCGCACGCTCGCCGACCAGGAGGGCGTCGACCTGTCCCACTCGCGCCGGATCGGCCACTGGCACTCCCCCGTGACGGTCTCGATGTCGATCGACCGGGACCGGGCGATGGTCACCCATGCGCACGAGGCGCCCGGCGACCCGAGCAAACTGGTCGGCCCGGGTCTGCGGACCCGTTCCGCGATCGTGCCGGTCGCCGAGGAACTCCCCAGCTGGACGGCCGAGGCGCGCGAGTCCGGCGCACTGCTGTTCGGTGACGTGGGCTGGGATCCGACCGACGTCTGGTCCCCCGCGGTCCTCGACGTACTGGACGGCTTCCACGCCTTCACCCCCAACGCGGGTGAGGCAATGGCCTACACACGGACCGACAGCCCCAAGGCCGCGCTGCACAAACTGGCCGACCGGGTCCCGCTCGCCGTGGTGACGAACGGCTCGGGCGGCGTACTCGCGATCGACTCACTGACCGGCGAAGAGGAACACATTCCCGCCCTGCCGGTCCGCTCCTACGACCCCACCGGCGCCGGCGACGTCTTCCTCGCCTCCCTGGTCCTGGGCACGCTCCGCGGCTGGCCCCTCGCCCACCGCCTCGCCTTCGGCAACCTCTGCGCCGGCCTCTCCGTCCAGCACTTCGGCGGCTCCCTCGCCGCCCCCGGCTGGGGCGACATCATCGACTGGGTCCGCGACCACAGCCGCAGCCACCCCGGCGACGTCGACCCCGCCATCCTGCGCCACTACACCTTCGTCGGCGACGTCCTCCCAGCCGGCCCGGTCCCGATCGTCCGCCGGGCCGGCGCCACCATCGCCCGACTCTCCGACGCCTGA
- a CDS encoding ABC transporter substrate-binding protein yields the protein MSGAGNGFNRRRFLAVGGGLAALAVTGCGSNTGRAPEGGSGSSGGRPALSQWYHQYGEPGTQQAVEKYAKEYADATVTVQWSPGDYDKKTASALLTDGGPDVFEYGNGPSIDMIKGGQVVDLTELLGDTKSDFTPSLIARNTYQGKLYAIPQVTDMQLLVYRKSLLSAAGVQPPTTVDELIAAAKKLTTDKVKGLFVGNDGGVGILGGPALWSAGVDYLKEDNTFGFDDPAAVESLRKLRELFTSKALLLGAPTDWSDPSAFTQGLTAMQFTGLWTFPQIQKAFGDDFGVLPWPKLDSSTGAPSVTVGAYGSAVSAKSKNVDAAKKFVKWLWVDQTDKQLDWAQSYGFHIPARKSLAEKAEKLKSGPAADAVRFVNENGHAQTPLLWTPKSGTAYSDALNRIIKSGSDPATEIKAVKAVVEAELKRVAG from the coding sequence ATGTCGGGTGCTGGCAACGGATTCAACCGGCGGAGGTTTCTGGCCGTGGGCGGCGGGCTGGCGGCGCTGGCGGTCACGGGCTGTGGGTCCAACACCGGCCGGGCGCCCGAGGGCGGCTCGGGGTCTTCGGGTGGCAGACCGGCGTTGTCGCAGTGGTACCACCAGTACGGCGAGCCCGGCACGCAGCAGGCGGTCGAGAAGTACGCCAAGGAGTACGCCGACGCCACCGTGACCGTGCAGTGGTCGCCGGGTGACTACGACAAGAAGACCGCCTCGGCGCTGCTCACCGACGGCGGACCGGACGTCTTCGAGTACGGCAACGGCCCGAGCATCGACATGATCAAGGGCGGCCAGGTCGTCGATCTCACCGAGTTGCTCGGCGACACCAAGTCCGACTTCACCCCGTCGCTGATCGCCCGCAACACCTATCAGGGCAAGCTGTACGCGATTCCGCAGGTGACGGACATGCAACTGCTCGTCTACCGCAAGAGCCTGCTGTCGGCCGCGGGTGTGCAGCCGCCGACGACCGTGGACGAGTTGATCGCGGCGGCCAAGAAGCTGACCACCGACAAGGTGAAGGGTCTGTTCGTCGGCAACGACGGAGGCGTCGGCATCCTCGGCGGCCCGGCGCTCTGGTCGGCCGGCGTCGACTACCTCAAGGAGGACAACACCTTCGGCTTCGACGACCCGGCCGCGGTCGAGTCGCTGCGCAAGCTGCGCGAGTTGTTCACCTCGAAGGCTTTGTTGCTCGGAGCCCCGACCGACTGGTCCGACCCGTCCGCGTTCACCCAGGGGCTGACCGCGATGCAGTTCACCGGCCTGTGGACGTTCCCGCAGATCCAGAAGGCGTTCGGCGACGACTTCGGGGTCCTCCCCTGGCCCAAGCTGGACAGTTCGACCGGCGCGCCGAGCGTGACCGTCGGCGCCTACGGCTCGGCGGTCAGTGCCAAGTCGAAGAACGTCGACGCGGCCAAGAAGTTCGTCAAGTGGCTGTGGGTCGACCAGACCGACAAGCAGCTCGACTGGGCCCAGTCCTACGGCTTCCACATCCCGGCCCGCAAGAGCCTGGCCGAGAAGGCGGAGAAGCTGAAGTCGGGGCCGGCCGCCGACGCGGTACGGTTCGTGAACGAGAACGGGCACGCCCAGACGCCGTTGCTGTGGACGCCGAAGTCCGGTACGGCGTACTCGGACGCGCTCAACCGGATCATCAAGAGCGGCTCCGATCCGGCCACCGAGATCAAGGCGGTCAAGGCGGTCGTGGAGGCAGAGCTCAAGCGCGTCGCCGGCTGA
- a CDS encoding carbohydrate ABC transporter permease, translated as MSTISTRLRGRHDRNLWFLIFVGPFVLGLVVFVYVPILWSIWLSFFDAYNTVTPTNFVGLSNYLDMLRDSSFRSSLLTFVVFALFIVPTTFVASLGLALLVNRARFAKTFFRSVFFLPTACSYVVASLIWKLSIFSGVRFGLMNTVLGWFGIEPVAWLSVTQPPWYWLVIVTARMWLQAGFYMILFLAGLQRIAPSLYEAAAIDGATGWKVLRFISLPQLRATSTAVLLLLLINAFQAFDEFYNLLSSSGQYPPYARPPLVYLYYAALGQGQDFGHGSAGAVILTLLIALVALGQGRFLGLGRKED; from the coding sequence ATGTCGACGATCTCCACCAGGCTTCGCGGCCGCCACGACCGCAACCTCTGGTTCCTGATCTTCGTCGGCCCGTTCGTGCTCGGGCTGGTGGTGTTCGTCTACGTCCCGATCCTGTGGTCGATCTGGCTGAGCTTCTTCGACGCGTACAACACGGTGACGCCGACGAACTTCGTTGGCCTGAGCAACTACCTGGACATGCTGAGGGACTCCTCGTTCCGCTCCAGCCTGCTCACCTTCGTCGTCTTCGCGCTGTTCATCGTGCCGACCACGTTCGTCGCGTCCCTCGGCCTGGCCCTGCTGGTCAACCGGGCCCGTTTCGCGAAGACCTTCTTCCGCTCGGTCTTCTTCCTGCCGACGGCCTGCTCGTACGTCGTGGCCTCGCTGATCTGGAAACTCTCGATCTTCTCCGGCGTGCGTTTCGGCCTGATGAACACGGTGCTCGGCTGGTTCGGGATCGAGCCGGTCGCCTGGCTCTCGGTGACGCAGCCACCGTGGTACTGGCTGGTGATCGTGACCGCGCGGATGTGGCTGCAGGCAGGCTTCTACATGATCCTGTTCCTGGCCGGGCTGCAGCGGATCGCGCCGTCGCTCTACGAGGCGGCCGCGATCGACGGCGCGACGGGGTGGAAGGTGCTGCGCTTCATCTCGCTGCCACAGCTGCGCGCGACCTCGACCGCCGTACTGCTGCTGCTTCTGATCAACGCGTTCCAGGCGTTCGACGAGTTCTACAACCTGCTGTCCAGCTCCGGGCAGTACCCGCCGTACGCGAGACCACCGCTGGTCTACCTGTACTACGCGGCGCTCGGCCAGGGCCAGGACTTCGGCCACGGCAGCGCGGGCGCCGTCATCCTCACGCTGCTGATCGCGCTGGTCGCCCTCGGCCAGGGACGATTCCTCGGCCTCGGCCGGAAGGAGGACTGA
- a CDS encoding carbohydrate ABC transporter permease encodes MAVVQRSRADKTGSVLRYVVLGIGALFFLLPFYLLVRNGLSTEQDITSPTWKLFPTSLQWSNITDLFSDPAVPMLRSLVNSLVIAVVQTIGVLIISGLAGYGLARIPFRYADAVFYFIVATLLIPAAVTFVPSFVLVSSLGWVSTLRGLIIPGLFQAFATFLFRQYFLNFPRELEEAAALDGTAYWGTFWRIVVPNSKGFIAAIATITFIGSWNAFLWPLVIAPDQSAWTVQIALSTFLTAQTIDLPQLFIAATIAILPLVVMFVFLQRWIVEGVERSGISE; translated from the coding sequence ATGGCAGTGGTCCAGCGATCCCGCGCCGACAAGACCGGCAGCGTGCTCCGGTACGTCGTACTGGGGATCGGCGCGCTCTTCTTCCTGCTGCCGTTCTACCTGCTGGTGCGCAACGGGTTGTCGACCGAACAGGACATCACCTCACCGACCTGGAAGCTGTTCCCCACGTCGCTGCAGTGGAGCAACATCACCGACCTGTTCAGCGACCCGGCGGTCCCGATGCTCCGCTCGCTGGTCAACTCACTGGTGATCGCCGTCGTGCAGACCATCGGCGTCCTGATCATCTCCGGGCTGGCCGGCTACGGCTTGGCCCGGATCCCGTTCCGCTACGCCGACGCGGTGTTCTACTTCATCGTCGCCACCCTGCTGATCCCGGCGGCGGTGACCTTCGTGCCCAGTTTCGTCCTGGTCTCGTCACTCGGCTGGGTCAGCACGTTGCGCGGCCTGATCATTCCAGGGCTCTTCCAGGCCTTCGCGACCTTCCTGTTCCGGCAGTACTTCCTCAACTTCCCCCGGGAACTGGAAGAGGCCGCGGCGCTCGACGGTACGGCGTACTGGGGGACCTTCTGGCGGATCGTCGTCCCGAACTCCAAGGGCTTCATCGCCGCCATCGCCACGATCACCTTCATCGGCTCCTGGAACGCGTTCCTGTGGCCGCTGGTGATCGCTCCCGACCAGTCCGCGTGGACGGTACAGATCGCGCTCTCCACCTTCCTCACCGCGCAGACCATCGATCTTCCGCAACTGTTCATCGCCGCCACCATCGCGATCCTGCCGCTGGTGGTGATGTTCGTCTTCCTGCAGCGCTGGATCGTCGAAGGTGTCGAGCGCTCCGGAATCAGCGAATGA
- a CDS encoding FAD-binding oxidoreductase produces MTLIDQLRASVAGPVLGPADGDFAAEVAAWNLATQHTPEVAVGLTSEEDAAAVVRIAAATGTPVRVLASGHGSAIAVTDGILATTSRLTGVTVDPETRIAHINAGCRWADVIAAAAEHGLAPVAGASDNVGCIGYTLGGGLGPLARTYGFSSDWARGFRVVTAAGEVVTASATENPDLFWALRGGKGGFGIITSMDFELVELSTLYGGSVFFDAPHFAEALSTWVEWTHTLPETATSSVAMLRLPPLEFIPEPLRGKTVLTVRFAFVGDPAEGERLFQPIRDVGPTIIDAVAPMPAAAIATIHNDPRDPGPSWDRGGLLTDLDAEFVQTFLEVAGPDQQVPFIAMEIRHLGGATQRDVPEGSAVGGRGGVYTYFMAGVPDPSLFATVLPAAADAVLTPIRPWISPETTINYAGGLTVPGAYESAWPAETFARLAEVRAAYDPKTLFPYGPA; encoded by the coding sequence ATGACCCTGATCGACCAACTCCGAGCGTCCGTCGCGGGCCCCGTGCTCGGTCCTGCCGACGGCGACTTCGCCGCGGAGGTCGCCGCCTGGAACCTCGCGACCCAGCACACTCCCGAGGTCGCTGTCGGCCTCACCTCCGAGGAAGACGCGGCGGCCGTCGTCCGGATCGCGGCCGCCACCGGTACGCCGGTCCGCGTGCTCGCCAGCGGCCACGGCTCTGCGATCGCGGTCACCGACGGCATCCTCGCCACCACGTCCCGGCTCACCGGCGTCACCGTCGATCCCGAGACGCGGATCGCGCACATCAACGCGGGTTGCCGCTGGGCCGACGTGATCGCGGCCGCCGCCGAGCACGGCCTGGCACCGGTGGCCGGCGCTTCGGACAACGTCGGCTGTATCGGCTACACGCTCGGAGGCGGTCTGGGCCCGCTCGCCCGGACCTACGGCTTCTCCTCCGACTGGGCCCGCGGCTTCCGCGTCGTCACGGCCGCGGGCGAGGTCGTCACTGCGAGCGCGACCGAGAATCCGGACCTGTTCTGGGCCCTCCGCGGCGGCAAGGGCGGCTTCGGCATCATCACCTCGATGGACTTCGAACTGGTCGAGCTCTCCACCCTGTACGGCGGATCGGTGTTCTTCGACGCTCCGCACTTCGCCGAAGCGCTGTCCACCTGGGTCGAGTGGACCCACACGCTGCCCGAGACAGCGACCTCGTCAGTGGCCATGCTGCGGCTGCCCCCACTGGAGTTCATCCCGGAGCCGCTGCGAGGCAAGACCGTGCTGACCGTGCGGTTCGCCTTCGTCGGTGACCCGGCTGAGGGCGAGCGCCTCTTCCAGCCGATCCGCGACGTCGGGCCGACCATCATCGACGCGGTCGCCCCGATGCCGGCAGCCGCGATCGCGACGATCCACAACGACCCTCGGGATCCGGGCCCGTCCTGGGATCGCGGTGGTCTGCTCACCGATCTCGACGCCGAGTTCGTCCAGACCTTCCTCGAGGTCGCCGGTCCTGACCAGCAGGTCCCGTTCATCGCGATGGAGATCCGCCATCTCGGCGGCGCGACCCAGCGCGACGTACCGGAGGGCAGTGCTGTCGGTGGCCGCGGCGGCGTCTACACGTACTTCATGGCGGGCGTTCCCGACCCGAGCCTCTTCGCCACCGTCCTTCCCGCGGCGGCCGACGCAGTGCTGACCCCGATCCGCCCGTGGATCTCACCCGAGACCACCATCAACTACGCCGGCGGTCTGACCGTCCCGGGTGCCTACGAATCAGCCTGGCCGGCCGAGACCTTCGCTCGCCTCGCCGAAGTACGCGCGGCGTACGACCCGAAGACTCTGTTCCCGTACGGACCGGCGTGA
- a CDS encoding TIGR03842 family LLM class F420-dependent oxidoreductase, protein MDFGVVFQLDPPASAVVELARRAEEAGFDYVWTFDSHLLWQEPFVVYSQILAATDRVVVGPMVTNPGTRDWTVIASQFATLNEMFGNRTVCGIGRGDSALRTLGSKPGTIGELKQCVEVVRELAAGRVVEYRGQQLKFNWVEDGKLEVWVAAYGPKALQATGEVGDGYILQLADPDIAAWMISVVRRSAEEAGRDPERITFCVAAPAYVGDDLAHQRDQTRWFGGMVGNHVADIVARYGADGGVPKALTDYIAGRQGYDYAEHGRAGNSHTAFVPDEVVDRFCILGPVENHLARLEELRAIGVDQFALYLQHDAKEETLGAYGKSIIPVVNG, encoded by the coding sequence ATGGACTTCGGAGTCGTGTTCCAGCTGGATCCGCCCGCGTCCGCGGTGGTGGAGCTCGCGCGCAGGGCGGAGGAGGCCGGGTTCGACTACGTCTGGACGTTCGACTCGCACCTGCTGTGGCAGGAGCCGTTCGTGGTGTACAGCCAGATCCTGGCCGCGACCGACCGCGTCGTCGTCGGGCCGATGGTGACCAACCCGGGCACCCGCGACTGGACCGTGATCGCGTCCCAGTTCGCCACCCTGAACGAGATGTTCGGCAACCGCACGGTCTGCGGGATCGGGCGCGGGGACTCGGCGCTGCGCACCCTCGGGTCCAAACCTGGAACGATCGGCGAGCTGAAGCAGTGCGTCGAGGTGGTGCGCGAACTCGCCGCCGGGCGCGTGGTCGAGTACCGCGGGCAGCAGCTCAAGTTCAACTGGGTGGAGGACGGCAAGCTCGAGGTCTGGGTGGCGGCGTACGGGCCCAAGGCTCTGCAGGCGACGGGTGAGGTCGGCGACGGCTACATCCTGCAGCTCGCCGATCCCGACATCGCCGCCTGGATGATCTCCGTCGTACGCCGGTCCGCCGAGGAGGCCGGTCGCGATCCGGAGCGGATCACCTTCTGCGTGGCGGCGCCCGCGTACGTCGGGGACGATCTCGCGCACCAACGCGACCAGACCCGGTGGTTCGGCGGGATGGTCGGCAACCACGTGGCGGACATCGTCGCGCGCTACGGCGCCGACGGTGGCGTGCCGAAGGCCTTGACCGACTACATCGCCGGGCGCCAGGGCTACGACTACGCTGAGCACGGACGGGCCGGAAACAGCCACACCGCGTTCGTGCCTGACGAGGTGGTCGACCGGTTCTGCATCCTCGGTCCGGTCGAGAACCACCTGGCCCGGCTGGAGGAACTCAGGGCGATCGGTGTCGACCAGTTCGCCCTGTACCTCCAGCACGACGCCAAGGAGGAGACATTGGGTGCCTACGGCAAGAGCATCATTCCTGTCGTCAACGGCTGA
- the hydA gene encoding dihydropyrimidinase: protein MSLLVKGGTVVGPTGAQVADVLVDGEKIVALFDPAYRQPVQADEVIDAAGKYVIPGGIDAHTHMELPFGGTAASDTFDTGTRAAAWGGTTTIIDFAVQRTGEVVQEGLAAWHAKAEGNCHIDYAFHMILGGVDGDALKAMDQLVDAEGISSFKLFMAYPGVFYSDDGQILRAMQTARENGAMIMMHAENGIAIDVLVQQALARGETDPIYHGITRPAALETEATSRAITLAEVAQDCPLYIVHLSASGALEAVAAARNDGRNVFAETCPQYLYLTLEDQLGAPGFEGAKYVCSTPLRSKHENHAKDLWKGLRSNDLAVVSTDHCPFCFKDQKELGVGDFSKIPNGIGGVEHRVDLLYQGVVDGQLSLERWVETIATTPARMFGLYPRKGIVAPGSDADLVIYDPNGTTRLGVGTHHMNMDYSAYEGVEIAGRVGTVISRGEVIVAGGNYHGRKGRGRYLKRGLSSYLV, encoded by the coding sequence ATGTCGTTGCTGGTCAAAGGTGGAACCGTCGTCGGGCCGACCGGGGCCCAGGTGGCCGACGTGCTGGTGGACGGGGAGAAGATCGTCGCCCTGTTCGATCCGGCGTACCGGCAACCGGTGCAGGCCGACGAGGTGATCGATGCCGCTGGCAAGTACGTGATCCCGGGCGGGATCGACGCGCACACGCACATGGAGCTGCCGTTCGGCGGTACCGCGGCCAGTGACACCTTCGACACCGGTACGAGGGCCGCGGCCTGGGGTGGCACGACCACCATCATCGACTTCGCCGTCCAGCGCACCGGCGAGGTGGTGCAGGAAGGGCTCGCCGCCTGGCATGCGAAGGCCGAGGGCAACTGCCACATCGACTACGCGTTCCACATGATTCTCGGTGGGGTCGACGGTGACGCGCTGAAGGCGATGGATCAGCTGGTCGACGCCGAGGGGATCTCCAGCTTCAAGCTGTTCATGGCGTACCCGGGGGTCTTCTACTCCGACGACGGGCAGATCCTCCGGGCGATGCAGACCGCGCGCGAGAACGGCGCGATGATCATGATGCACGCGGAGAACGGGATCGCCATCGACGTTCTCGTGCAGCAGGCGCTGGCGCGAGGCGAGACCGATCCGATCTACCACGGCATCACCCGGCCGGCCGCGCTGGAGACCGAGGCGACCAGCCGGGCGATCACCCTGGCCGAGGTCGCGCAGGACTGCCCGCTGTACATCGTGCACCTGTCCGCGAGCGGTGCGCTGGAAGCGGTCGCGGCGGCCCGCAACGACGGCCGCAACGTGTTCGCGGAGACCTGCCCGCAGTACCTGTACCTGACGTTGGAGGACCAGCTCGGCGCACCCGGTTTCGAGGGCGCGAAGTACGTCTGCTCGACGCCGCTGCGGAGCAAGCACGAGAACCACGCCAAGGATCTGTGGAAAGGTCTGCGGAGCAACGATCTCGCGGTCGTCTCCACCGACCACTGCCCGTTCTGCTTCAAGGACCAGAAGGAGCTCGGCGTCGGCGACTTCTCGAAGATCCCGAACGGTATCGGCGGCGTCGAGCACCGTGTCGACCTGCTGTACCAAGGGGTCGTCGACGGTCAGCTGAGTCTGGAGCGCTGGGTCGAGACGATCGCGACGACGCCGGCGCGGATGTTCGGGCTGTACCCGCGGAAGGGGATCGTCGCGCCCGGCTCGGACGCCGACCTCGTGATCTACGACCCGAACGGGACCACCCGGCTCGGGGTCGGGACGCACCACATGAACATGGACTACTCGGCCTACGAAGGGGTCGAGATCGCGGGCCGGGTCGGCACGGTGATCTCGCGCGGCGAGGTGATCGTGGCCGGTGGCAACTACCATGGCCGCAAGGGCCGTGGCCGGTACCTCAAGCGCGGCCTGTCGTCGTACCTGGTCTAG
- a CDS encoding nitrilase-related carbon-nitrogen hydrolase, translated as MADVVRAALVQAAWTGDQESMTKAHEEYARQAAAAGAKVICFQELFYGPYFCQLQDPKFYEYAESVPGPTTERFQALAAELGMVMVLPMYEQEQPGVLYNTAAVIDADGKYLGKYRKNHIPQVNGFWEKFYFRPGNLGYPVFDTAVGRIGVYICYDRHFPEGWRALGLAGAKIVFNPSATSRGLSSYLWKLEQPASAVANEYFIGAINRVGVESEYGDNDFYGTSYFVDPEGKFVGEVGHDHDPELIVRDLDLGLLDTVRDRWQFYRDRRPDAYGDLTKP; from the coding sequence ATGGCGGACGTAGTCAGGGCGGCGTTGGTGCAGGCGGCGTGGACCGGGGATCAGGAGTCCATGACGAAGGCGCACGAGGAGTATGCGCGCCAGGCGGCGGCCGCGGGGGCGAAGGTGATCTGCTTCCAGGAGCTGTTCTACGGGCCCTACTTCTGCCAGTTGCAGGATCCCAAGTTCTACGAGTACGCCGAGTCGGTGCCTGGGCCTACGACCGAGCGGTTTCAGGCGCTCGCCGCGGAGCTCGGCATGGTGATGGTGCTGCCGATGTACGAGCAGGAGCAGCCGGGGGTGCTGTACAACACCGCGGCCGTGATCGATGCTGACGGCAAGTACCTGGGGAAGTACCGGAAGAACCACATCCCGCAGGTGAACGGGTTCTGGGAGAAGTTCTACTTCCGCCCGGGCAACCTGGGGTACCCCGTGTTCGACACCGCGGTCGGGCGGATCGGGGTCTACATCTGCTACGACCGGCACTTCCCGGAGGGCTGGCGGGCGCTCGGGCTGGCCGGCGCCAAGATCGTGTTCAACCCGTCGGCCACCAGCCGCGGGTTGTCGTCGTACCTGTGGAAGCTGGAGCAGCCGGCCAGCGCGGTGGCCAACGAGTACTTCATCGGGGCGATCAACCGGGTCGGGGTCGAGTCCGAGTACGGCGACAACGACTTCTACGGTACGTCGTACTTCGTGGACCCCGAGGGAAAGTTCGTGGGGGAGGTCGGGCACGACCACGACCCCGAGCTGATCGTCAGGGACCTGGATCTCGGCCTGCTCGACACGGTGCGCGACAGGTGGCAGTTCTATCGGGACCGGCGGCCGGACGCGTACGGCGATCTGACCAAGCCGTAA